A single genomic interval of Candidatus Thermoplasmatota archaeon harbors:
- a CDS encoding DCC1-like thiol-disulfide oxidoreductase family protein, with amino-acid sequence MSAPTGGSRDVVLFDGLCPLCHGAVRFLAKRDRAGRLAFAPLAGATASRLLAEAPDEVRKADSVVLVERDGRVSVRSTALLRAARALGPGWRALAVVARIMPRFMRDALYDAVARRRARWWGRYDACPAPPPVWAGRFLE; translated from the coding sequence ATGAGCGCGCCCACGGGCGGGTCGCGGGACGTCGTCCTCTTCGACGGGCTTTGCCCGCTGTGCCACGGCGCCGTCCGTTTCCTCGCGAAGCGGGACCGCGCAGGCCGCCTCGCGTTCGCGCCCCTTGCGGGCGCGACGGCCTCGCGGCTCCTGGCCGAGGCGCCGGACGAAGTGCGGAAGGCGGATTCCGTCGTGCTCGTCGAGCGCGACGGCCGCGTATCGGTTCGCTCGACGGCGCTCCTCCGCGCGGCCCGCGCCCTCGGGCCGGGCTGGCGCGCGCTTGCGGTCGTCGCCCGGATCATGCCCCGATTCATGCGCGACGCGCTCTACGACGCCGTCGCGCGGCGTCGCGCGCGCTGGTGGGGGAGATACGACGCGTGTCCCGCGCCGCCTCCCGTCTGGGCGGGGCGATTCCTCGAGTGA